ACCTGACCTCGGTGTTCAACCTGACGCGTGAGCTGACCCATCCGATGATGCGCCGCCGCAATGGCCGTATTATCAATATTACGTCGATTGTTGGCGTGACCGGTAATCCAGGTCAGGCAAACTACTGCGCGTCCAAAGCAGGCCTAATCGGCTTCTCGAAGTCGCTGGCCCAGGAAATTGCGAGCCGCAACGTTACAGTTAACTGTATTGCTCCGGGTTTCATCGAATCGGCTATGACCGACAAGCTGAACGAGAAGCAGAAGGAAGCAATCATGGGCAGCATCCCGATGAAGCGTATGGGCGCTGGCGGTGATATTGCTGCTGCGGTTGTTTACCTGGCAAGCGATGAAGCCGCATATGTGACTGGCCAGACACTGCACATCAATGGCGGTATGGCTATGATCTAAAAGCCCTTTACAGGCTTTGAGGTCACTATTTTACGGTATATAAAGGCTTAAAGTCGGACTGTGAAAACTAAAATGCGCTTTGCCTTGCTCAAGAAGCATGGTAATGCGCCCGACGAGAGTTTCGGCATTTCGGTTGCGAGATGTCGTTATCCTGTTCCGCAAGGAATATCCACAGGGTGACTGTCAGGCGAGTAAACTCGAAACTTGGCAGGCATCTTATAACTTGATTACAATCATGCATGCCGCTAACCAAGGCAGAGCAAACTAACAACAGGTCGAGGTTCCGACATGAGCGATACCGCAGAGCGCGTCAAGAAAATCGTTGTTGAGCATCTGGGTGTAGATGCCGACAAGGTCACCGAAGGCGCAAGCTTCATTGATGATCTTGGTGCAGACAGCCTCGACACCGTCGAGCTGGTCATGGCTTTCGAAGAAGAATTCGGCGTTGAAATTCCTGACGACGCTGCAGAAACGATCCTCACGGTCGGCGACGCTGTGAAGTTCATCGATAAGGCATCCGCCTAATCTGAGCTTTTGGGGCTGGGATTCTTGCAATCCCGGCCCTACTTGTCTTCTGCTTGGAGACACGAACGAACATAACCGGTTCTGGCCAAGCACAGGCCACATGCGAAACGCAATCCGGTAGCAAGATTGAGCATCGGCCGTATGAGGCGCTATTCGCCTGCGGGATGTCTCCAACGAAGTTTATCAAATCTAAGGGGTGGATATGAGGCGTGTCGTCATCACCGGTCTTGGTCTGGTGTCTCCGCTTGCGAGCGGTGTCGAAGAGACCTGGAAGCGTCTTGTTGCCGGTGAAAGCGGTGCTCGCCGCATCACGGAATTTGAAGTTGATGATCTGGCTTGCCAGATTGCCTGCCGTATTCCGATCGGCGATGGCTCCAACGGCACATTCAACCCCGATCTCCATATGGAGCCCAAGGAACAGCGCAAAGTTGATCCGTTCATCGTCTATGCTGTTGGCGCAGCCGATCAGGCTCTGGACGATGCCAACTGGCATCCTGAAAGCGATGAAGATCAGGTTCGCACTGGCGTTCTGATCGGTTCCGGTATCGGTGGCATCGAAGGCATCGTCGAAGCGGGCTACACGCTGCGTGATAAGGGGCCGCGTCGTATTTCGCCATTCTTCATTCCCGGTCGTTTGATCAATCTGGCTTCCGGCCATGTTTCGATCAAGCACGGACTTCGTGGCCCGAACCATTCCGTGGTAACTGCCTGCGCAACCGGAACGCACGCCATTGGCGATGCTGCCCGTTTGATTGCCTTTGGCGATGCCGACGTCATGGTTGCCGGTGGTACGGAATCGCCGGTCAGCCGCATTTCGCTGGCAGGCTTCGCTGCTTGTAAGGCTCTGTCCACCAAGCGCAATGACGATCCAACCGCAGCTTCCCGTCCTTATGACAATGACCGCGACGGTTTCGTCATGGGTGAGGGTGCAGGCGTTGTTGTTCTTGAAGAGCTGGAACACGCTCTTGCGCGTGGCGCAAAGATCTACGCTGAAGTCATCGGCTACGGTCTGTCAGGTGATGCTTTCCATATCACCGCTCCGACTGAAAGCGGTGAAGGCGCAGAGCGCTGCATGGTTGCAGCTTTGAAGCGCGCGGAAATCACTCCGGACCAGATCGATTACATCAATGCGCATGGCACTTCGACCATGGCTGATACCATCGAGTTGGGTGCAGTCGAACGTGTTGTTGGCGATGCGGCCTCGAAGGTCTCCATGTCTTCGACAAAGTCGTCAATCGGGCATTTGCTCGGCGCGGCAGGTGCTGCGGAGGCAATCTTCTCAACGCTTGCTATTCGCGACAATATCGCTCCGCCAACGCTTAATCTGGACAATCCAGCGGTTGAAACCAAGATCGATCTCGTTCCACACAAAGCGCGCGAACGCAAAATCGATATCGCCTTGTCGAACTCTTTCGGTTTCGGCGGCACCAATGCTTCGTTGATTCTGCGTCGCTATTCCTGAGTGGTAGCCTAAGCAAAAGTCGATCTATTTAAAAACGCGGGGATTTCTCCGCGTTTTTGCCAAAATATAACCCGATGCGATGTTTAAACCTGCTTTTTGTGGTTAGTGTGCTTCACAAGTATTTGGTTGATTTGTATGCCGTCTCGCGCGGGTCTCAGGACGAGGTGATGGAGTGAGTTCAGAAGAGAAGCCCGGAGCCAACCCTGCAGAGCAGCAGCCGCAAGGTGCTGTGGTGTCCGAACAGGCGGCAGCTAAGCCTTTCGTGCCGAAATCTGCTTCAGAGGCTCTGCGCCCCGAACCGGGTACGCCACCGCCGCGCAAGCGTTCGCGCCATGCACGAAGCCAGATCGTCGTCTTCATGAATTTCATGCTGTCACTGATCGTACTGGTTTTGCTCGGTGCATCGGCCTTGTTCTACTTCGGCAAGCTACAATTTGACTCTCAAGGGCCTCTGACTGCTGAAACCACATTCCTTGTGAAGCGTGGCGCTGGCGTTTCAGAAGTTTCGAACAGTCTCGAAGGCCGTGAAATCGTCAGCGACGCACGTATCTTCCGCTATGGTATGCGTGCTTACGGCCATGAGAATGATCTCAAGGCTGGCGAATATGCGATCCCTGCTGGCTCGACCATGCGCGACGTGATGAATATTCTGATCAGTGGCAAGTCGATCATGTATCCGCTGACAATTCCGGAAGGCCTGACTGTCAAACAGGTGTTCGACCGTATCTCTGCCGATCCAATTTTGGTTGGTGATATGCCAAAGAACATGCCTCCCGAAGGTGGTCTGTTCACCGACACGCTCAACTTCACACGCGGCTCGACACGCGAAGAAATCATCAATCGTATGATCGCTTCAC
The Ochrobactrum sp. BTU1 DNA segment above includes these coding regions:
- the mltG gene encoding endolytic transglycosylase MltG — encoded protein: MSSEEKPGANPAEQQPQGAVVSEQAAAKPFVPKSASEALRPEPGTPPPRKRSRHARSQIVVFMNFMLSLIVLVLLGASALFYFGKLQFDSQGPLTAETTFLVKRGAGVSEVSNSLEGREIVSDARIFRYGMRAYGHENDLKAGEYAIPAGSTMRDVMNILISGKSIMYPLTIPEGLTVKQVFDRISADPILVGDMPKNMPPEGGLFTDTLNFTRGSTREEIINRMIASQQKLIDDTWAKRRADLPVKDKNEFVTLASIVEKETGIASERPHVASVFVNRLNKGMRIQSDPTIIYGLFGGAGKPSDRPIFKSDIEKPTPYNTYVINGLPPTPIANPGRAALEAVANPLDTEDLYFVADGTGGHVFAKTLAEHNANVRKWRAVEQEKNQLQQQNTAQ
- the fabF gene encoding beta-ketoacyl-ACP synthase II — its product is MRRVVITGLGLVSPLASGVEETWKRLVAGESGARRITEFEVDDLACQIACRIPIGDGSNGTFNPDLHMEPKEQRKVDPFIVYAVGAADQALDDANWHPESDEDQVRTGVLIGSGIGGIEGIVEAGYTLRDKGPRRISPFFIPGRLINLASGHVSIKHGLRGPNHSVVTACATGTHAIGDAARLIAFGDADVMVAGGTESPVSRISLAGFAACKALSTKRNDDPTAASRPYDNDRDGFVMGEGAGVVVLEELEHALARGAKIYAEVIGYGLSGDAFHITAPTESGEGAERCMVAALKRAEITPDQIDYINAHGTSTMADTIELGAVERVVGDAASKVSMSSTKSSIGHLLGAAGAAEAIFSTLAIRDNIAPPTLNLDNPAVETKIDLVPHKARERKIDIALSNSFGFGGTNASLILRRYS
- the fabG gene encoding 3-oxoacyl-[acyl-carrier-protein] reductase — translated: MFDLTGRKALVTGATGGLGEAIARALHAQGAIVGLHGTREEKLKELAAELGDRTFIFPANLSDREAVKALGQKAEEEMGGIDILVNNAGITRDGLFVRMSDEDWDAVLNVNLTSVFNLTRELTHPMMRRRNGRIINITSIVGVTGNPGQANYCASKAGLIGFSKSLAQEIASRNVTVNCIAPGFIESAMTDKLNEKQKEAIMGSIPMKRMGAGGDIAAAVVYLASDEAAYVTGQTLHINGGMAMI
- a CDS encoding acyl carrier protein, which encodes MSDTAERVKKIVVEHLGVDADKVTEGASFIDDLGADSLDTVELVMAFEEEFGVEIPDDAAETILTVGDAVKFIDKASA